One segment of Carassius auratus strain Wakin chromosome 2, ASM336829v1, whole genome shotgun sequence DNA contains the following:
- the LOC113118242 gene encoding immunoglobulin lambda-1 light chain isoform X1, which yields MSLPMQLCFLFLIFLFCKVDGNVKLQQKTAMIKSVDKTVVIDCIFPSACNGYIHWYQLKENQILRRILYSSISSGATSNDAGFESFKVDKKQSNLALKIPELKEEHSAVYYCACWISGDKKVFGPGTRLYVTGDKFESPKVSGYLPYRNEDANQTMLCNARDMFPDLVKFTWEKKNETVDWTNVEDKYVVEQSYKADEKDKKVKVKAVSSMMIIDKNTAKSNEFRCTVTHEGNTEKPQIILMKKVSTLKKKPTDNEKPTCPPTDETIINKKSGDSEQIRSLYMFVYAYGVMIMKNGMYFCVVFIFLLKRKAARKKDESS from the exons ATGAGTCTTCCAATGCagttatgttttttgtttctcattttccttttttgTAAAG tggatgGAAATGTGAAACTTCAACAGAAAACTGCAATGATCAAATCTGTGGACAAGACAGTTGTTATAGACTGTATTTTTCCATCAGCCTGCAATGGCTACATTCACTGGTATCAACTAAAAGAGAACCAGATCTTAAGAAGAATATTATATTCATCAATTTCAAGTGGAGCCACAAGCAATGATGCTggttttgaatcatttaaagttGATAAGAAACAGTCAAATTTGGCTCTGAAAATACCTGAACTGAAAGAAGAGCACTCAGCGGTGTATTACTGTGCCTGCTGGATCTCGGGTG ACAAGAAAGTCTTCGGTCCGGGTACTCGACTTTATGTTACag GAGATAAGTTTGAGTCACCAAAAGTGTCTGGATACCTACCGTACCGTAACGAAGATGCCAATCAGACAATGTTATGCAACGCAAGAGACATGTTTCCTgacttggtaaaattcacatgggaaaaaaagaatgaaacagTAGATTGGACGAACGTGGAGGATAAATATGTTGTGGAACAGAGTTACAAAGCTGATGAAAAAGATAAAAAGGTTAAAGTTAAAGCAGTGTCAAGTATGATGATTATAGATAAAAACACAGCCAAAAGCAACGAGTTCCGATGCACTGTTACCCATGAGGGAAACACTGAGAAAccccaaattattttaatgaagaaAG taagcACGTTGAAAAAGAAACCTACAGATAATGAAAAGCCAACTTGTCCACCCACTGATGAgaccataataaataaaaaatcag GAGATTCGGAGCAAATACGCAGTCTGTACATGTTTGTCTATGCATATGGTGTCATGATCATGAAGAACGGAATgtatttttgtgttgtgtttatctTTCTATTAAAGAGAAAAGCTGCAAGAAAGAAAGATGAAAGCTCTTAG
- the LOC113118242 gene encoding immunoglobulin kappa light chain isoform X2 — MSLPMQLCFLFLIFLFCKVDGNVKLQQKTAMIKSVDKTVVIDCIFPSACNGYIHWYQLKENQILRRILYSSISSGATSNDAGFESFKVDKKQSNLALKIPELKEEHSAVYYCACWISDKKVFGPGTRLYVTGDKFESPKVSGYLPYRNEDANQTMLCNARDMFPDLVKFTWEKKNETVDWTNVEDKYVVEQSYKADEKDKKVKVKAVSSMMIIDKNTAKSNEFRCTVTHEGNTEKPQIILMKKVSTLKKKPTDNEKPTCPPTDETIINKKSGDSEQIRSLYMFVYAYGVMIMKNGMYFCVVFIFLLKRKAARKKDESS, encoded by the exons ATGAGTCTTCCAATGCagttatgttttttgtttctcattttccttttttgTAAAG tggatgGAAATGTGAAACTTCAACAGAAAACTGCAATGATCAAATCTGTGGACAAGACAGTTGTTATAGACTGTATTTTTCCATCAGCCTGCAATGGCTACATTCACTGGTATCAACTAAAAGAGAACCAGATCTTAAGAAGAATATTATATTCATCAATTTCAAGTGGAGCCACAAGCAATGATGCTggttttgaatcatttaaagttGATAAGAAACAGTCAAATTTGGCTCTGAAAATACCTGAACTGAAAGAAGAGCACTCAGCGGTGTATTACTGTGCCTGCTGGATCTCGG ACAAGAAAGTCTTCGGTCCGGGTACTCGACTTTATGTTACag GAGATAAGTTTGAGTCACCAAAAGTGTCTGGATACCTACCGTACCGTAACGAAGATGCCAATCAGACAATGTTATGCAACGCAAGAGACATGTTTCCTgacttggtaaaattcacatgggaaaaaaagaatgaaacagTAGATTGGACGAACGTGGAGGATAAATATGTTGTGGAACAGAGTTACAAAGCTGATGAAAAAGATAAAAAGGTTAAAGTTAAAGCAGTGTCAAGTATGATGATTATAGATAAAAACACAGCCAAAAGCAACGAGTTCCGATGCACTGTTACCCATGAGGGAAACACTGAGAAAccccaaattattttaatgaagaaAG taagcACGTTGAAAAAGAAACCTACAGATAATGAAAAGCCAACTTGTCCACCCACTGATGAgaccataataaataaaaaatcag GAGATTCGGAGCAAATACGCAGTCTGTACATGTTTGTCTATGCATATGGTGTCATGATCATGAAGAACGGAATgtatttttgtgttgtgtttatctTTCTATTAAAGAGAAAAGCTGCAAGAAAGAAAGATGAAAGCTCTTAG